In Chitinophaga oryzae, the sequence AAATCAGCGAAACAAACATGATTCCTGGTGTCATACTTATACATTTGATGCCTCTGCACGCACAAATTTCTGTCCAGATGCCCCGTTTTAAGTTTTATTTAAGAGTTTTCCTGCCAACCTCGCCCCTTACCTTTCATCCAGAAATTTAACACTGCCACTTTGTCTTTTTTAAAGAATTTTACCTGAAAAAACGGCCGGTTTGGCAGAAGTCCACACAGATCTTATGTTAATTTTTTCATATGCAAAAATCCTCAACATCAATCCTATTTATCAACATTTTACGAGTTGCCAATGAAAGTAATATTGGACAATTTATGGCCTGAAACAGGCGTTGGCAGCCACTTTCTTACATTACGAAAATCAATCAAAAGTTATTCACATCAATCAAATAAACTTTTTTATTCTGAAGCCATTTTGTAATTTAGACCTGAATTTAATGGGTTAGTAAGTAGAAAGAGTCAACGGAATCTTCCGTTTGGCTCTTTTCTCTTTTAAGCACCCGATAACCCCCTTTTTTAACCCTTTACCTTAACATTTCACCCCTGTTTTTTTCCAAAACAACTTACTTTGTAACATCCTGTTTCAAAAAATTATGAGTAAAATAAGAACCGCTTTTTTTTGCCAGCAATGTGGATACGAATCTGCAAAATGGAATGGTAAATGTCCGAGTTGCGGACAATGGAACACCTTCGTTGAAGAAAGAGTGCAGAAAGATATTCCCGGCAAACAGCATGACTGGAAAAACAACGATGGCGGCAACAGCCGCACCCAGAAAATAGTCAACCTCTCTGAAGTAGTCACCAACGAAGAGAAACGGCTGCTGACACCCGACAATGAACTGAATCGCGTACTCGGCGGCGGTATCGTTGCCGGCTCGCTCGTACTCGTAGGCGGAGAACCCGGCATCGGCAAATCCACGCTGTTCCTGCAAAACGCCCTGCAGCTGAAACAAATAAAAACACTTTATATCAGCGGAGAAGAAAGCGAACAACAGATAAAAATGCGGGCCGACCGCATCAAAAATACCAATGATCAGTTTTACCTGCTCACGGAAACATCTACACAAACCATCTTCGCTGAAATAAAAAAACTACAGCCGCAACTGGTGATCGTAGACTCCATCCAGACACTGCACACGCCGCTGATAGAATCTGCGCCGGGCAGCGTGTCGCAGATCAGGGAAACAACTGCGGAATTACAACGCTTCGCCAAAGAAAGCAACACCCCCGTCTTCCTCATCGGCCACATCACCAAAGACGGCTCCATTGCAGGCCCTAAAGTACTGGAACATATGGTGGACACCGTGCTGCAGTTCGAAGGCGATCAGCACTATGCATACCGTATACTGCGCACCATCAAAAACAGGTTCGGCTCTACCGCTGAACTGGGCATTTATGAGATGACCGGCACCGGTCTCCGGCAGGTGACCAACCCTTCTGAAATACTGATCTCCCAGCGGGACGACCTGCTGAGCGGCGTCGCTATCGCCGCTACCATGGAAGGCCTTCGCCCCCTGCTGGTAGAAGTACAGGCGCTCGTGACCCAGTCTGTCTACGGCACACCGCAACGTACCGCCACCGGCTTCGACCTGCGCCGGTTACAACTGCTGCTGGCCGTACTGGAAAAACGCGGCGGCTTCCACTTCGGCGTGAAAGACGTATTCCTCAACATCGCCGGCGGCATCCGCGTGGAAGACCCGGCCATCGACCTCGCCGTACTTTGTGCACTGCTCTCCTCTTATGAAGACAATGCCATCGCCAATAAAATATGCTTCGCCGGAGAAGTAGGCCTGAGCGGAGAAATCAGGGCTGTCAACCGTATCGAGCAACGTATTGCGGAAGCGGAAAAACTCGGTTTTCATAAAATATTCATCTCCCGTTATAACAAAAAAGGAATAGATCTCAGTAAATTCAATATAGAAGTAGTACCGGTAGGAAGAGTGGAAGAAGTATATCAACAGTTATTCTGACACACCTCATATTAACCCGATGTTTACCCGTTTGTTATCCCCGCTGGTACAGCTGTTTTATCCGCACTGTTGCGAGATTTGCGGCGCAGAACTGCCTGCAGCAGGCAACCTTTTGTGCCTGCATTGCCACGATAGCCTGCCACTGACAGGCTTTCAACATTATGCGGCCAACCCGGTGGCGGACATTTTCCGCGGGCGCCTTCCGGTGGCATATGCCGTGGCTGTCTATTATTACAGTCAGCAGTCGGGGTTGCAACAGCTGGTCCACCAGTTCAAATATCATCAGCGAAAAGACATCGCCGGCTGGCTGGGAAAACAAGCCGGTTATATATTACAGGCCAGCCACCTGTCGAAGGCTGCCGACTGCCTCGTGCCGGTGCCGCTCTTTCCCGGGAAAGAAAAAGAAAGGGGCTATAACCAGGCGGCACTGCTGGCAGAAGGCATCGGTGCCGTAATTGACAAACCGGTGCTTTCCCATGCGCTGCAACGGGTACAGTACACCGGCACACAAACCCGCAAAAGCAGGACCAGCCGCTGGGAAAATGTAAAAACGGTATTTAAAGCAAACACTGCGCTGCTAACGGGCAGGCATGTATTACTGATAGACGACGTTATTACCACCGGCGCTACTACGGAAGCCGCCGGGCAGGCTTTGCTGGAGGCCGGCGCAACTGTCAGCATCTGTTGCCTGGCCTGGACTTCGGGCTAACAAAAAGTTAATTCTTTTTGTTCCTGCGGATGTGTATCTTTACACCGTAAAGTCCGCTATGTGCTGACTTACCACCACCGATCATTCCCTCTAAAAATATTATTTATGTTGAGACTGGCCATACTTTCGGTCCTTCTGTTATTTGTAGGTCCGCGCATCTACGAGTTTAAAGTAGATGCAGTTGACGGGGGCAAAATAGACTTCTCCCGTTTCAAGGGTAAAAAAATAATGATTGTCAACACTGCTTCCCTTTGTGGCAATACCCCACAATATGCAGGTTTGGAGAAAATATATAAGAAATACCAGGATAAACTCGTGATCGTAGGTTTCCCTGCGAATAATTTCGGCTCACAGGAGCCAGGCACCAATGCAGAAATCAAATCGTTCTGCACCAAAGAATATGCTGTCACCTTTCCCATGGCCGCCAAAATATCAGTAAAAGGGGATGATATCCACCCGCTGTATAAATGGCTGCTGGAAGAAAGTAAAGCCAAACACCTGGAGCCGGCAGACGTTAAGTGGAATTTCCAGAAATATTTACTGGATGAAAAAGGGAATCTCATTGCTGTGTTTTCACCCAAAACACAACCGGATGCGCCGGAAGTTATTGCTGCCATAGAAAAGTAGCATTACCTCCCTACCTTTTGCCAGCTTAGTGTAATAAAATGCCGCACGCCTGCGTATATACCTATACGTTAGCGTGCCTGAGAACATTACAACAAGTGGATACACAATACAGATGAAAAACCAACATTCCGTACACCGAAAAAAAACCATAGTACTGGTTTCTATGGTGATGATGTTGTGCATGGCCGCCTGCCAGCGCAACATCGACACACCCACTCTTTCATGCCCCGAAATGATGATGACAGGCACCGTTCAGAACACCACCCGTTCCATGAACCTCTCTACCAGCACCTTGTTCAGGCAACAGCTGGACAGCGGCGGTGTTAAATTCCTGAGCATCGAGGCGGTAAGCGACAGCTTTAAACTCGTACTGAACCTGATGGACGGCCCTTACGGCGATCATGCCATCGGCAACGACAGCCTGAAGCTCAAAACATACGTGTACTCCCAGGCCCGCCGGCTGCAGGGAGGCCTGGTGGTGGCGGCCATCAACAATTCCGCAGACTTTAATTACCTGCGTACCGACACCTCGAGCATCACCATTACTTTTATCAATACCAAACTGAAAAAAGTAAGCGGCAACTTTTATTTTGAGGCGGAAAACCACAAGGTTACCGGCTCCGGCACGTTCCAGAATGCCTGTTATGTGACATTACCCTAACCGGTGATTAGCCCCTTTTCAGTATCTTGCGTCCATGCTTTTTTCGGAGATCATAGGACAGGCAGCGGCGCAACAGCAGCTGATACAATCCATACAACAGAACCGCCTCAGTCATGCGATGATATTGCTGGCCCCCGAAGGCGCCGGCGGCTTACCACTGGGTCTGGCCTTCACCCAGTACCTGGTATGTGAAAACAAGCAGGCGCACGATGCCTGCGGCCAGTGTTCATCCTGCCTGAAAGCGGCACAGCATATACACCCCGATATTCACTACTCCTATCCGGTGATACCCCGAAAACCAGGTGACAAACCTGTCAGCACGGATTATATTTCCGAATGGCGGGAGTTTGTGACCACCAATCCATATGGCAATGCCTATGACTGGCTGCAGTTTATCGGGGCAGAAAACAAGCAGGGGAATATTACGGCCAACGAATGCCAGGATATTATCCGGAAGCTGAACCTGAAGAGTTTTGAAAGCGGTTATAAGATCCTGCTGATGTGGATGCCGGAATACCTCGGCAACGAGGGCAACCGGCTGCTAAAACTGATAGAGGAGCCACCCGCCAATACGCTGTTTATCCTGATTGCGGAAAACCAGGAACAGATCCTGGCCACTATCCTGTCCCGTACGCATCTGGTGAAGATAAACCCGCTGACACGGGAGGATATGGAAAAGGCCCTGACCGAAAGAGCGAAAGTTCCGGCTGCCAAAGCCCGGCAGATTGCTACCATCGCGGCAGGCAACTACCGGGAGGCTATCCTTTTGCTCCAAAATTCCGATGATGACTACCATGAACTGCTGCGTAACTGGCTCAACTACCTGTTTACCGGCAACCGGGTGGCCCTCCAGGAATGGATTGAAGCGATCTCCAGCGCCAAAACAGGCCGCGAAAACCAGAAACAGTTCCTCCGGTACTTCATCAATCTGCTGGAACATACCATTCGTCTTCAGTATATAGACAAGGCACAACTCGCTTTTTCAGACGAAGAAGTGGACTTCGCCGGCAAACTGGCAAAACTGGCCAACCTGGAACAAACCCGGCTGATTGCCGATGAGCTGGACAACGCATATTATCACATCGAGCGAAATGCCAATGCAAAAATGTTATTTCATGCATTGTCTATCAAGCTACAATATATATTCAAAAAGAAACCTTTACCCGTTCTGTGATAACCGGAAAGCCGCTCTCCTCTTGTCATTGCATTTCCTTACCTTTGTCATCTCCCGTCCTTTTTGTTTTTCTGAAGGGAAAAGCGTATTTTAAAGGATTGGAGTAACCTGAAATGCTTATTTATAAAATTTAAACTAATTACTAATATGGCTTGTGCCGGATGTGGTACGGGTGTGGAGGGAAAGCCGTCAGGATGTAAGAGTAATGGAGGATGCAGTACGGGAGGTTGTAACCGACTGAATGTATTTGACTGGCTGTCCAATATTCCGCTTGGCGATAGCTTAGCACCATTCGATATTATAGAAGTAAGTTTCAACAACGGCAGCCGTAAGGACTTCTTCCGCAATGTCACCAAACAGCACCTTGACAAAGGTGAGATGGTGACCGTGGAAGGTGTTAGCGGCTTTGATGTTGGTACAGTGAGCCTTACAGGCGAACTGGTAAAACTTCAGATGAAGAAGAGGCGCGCAGAAGACACCCCCGAGATCAAAAAAGTATTACGTCGTTCGAGTAACGACGACCTGCAGAGGATGGCCGATAACAAGGCCCGCGAAAAAGACGCCCTGATAAAATCCAGGGCCATCGCCCGGAATCTGGGCCTCGAAATGAAACTGGCAGAAGTGGAAATACAGGCCGACGGCCGGAAAGCCACTTTCTTCTACACGGCAGACGATCGTGTGGATTTCCGTGAACTGATCAAGGTATATGCCTCCGAATTCCGCGCCAAGGTGGAAATGCGCCAGATAGGCGCCCGCCAGGAAGCCGGGAAAGTAGGCGGTATCGGCAGTTGCGGCCGCGAACTCTGCTGTTCTACCTGGCTGTCTGACTTTAAAAGTGTCAACACCACCGCCGCCAGGTACCAGAACCTGTCCATCAATCAGGCAAAACTGTCCGGTCAGTGCGGCCGCCTGAAATGTTGCCTCAACTACGAGCTGGACACCTACCTCGACGCATTAAAAGAATTCCCTGAAGATGCCGACACCATCGAAACTTCCTCCGGTGTCGCCAATCTGCAGAAAAGGGACATCTTCAAAAGCCTCATGTGGTATTCCTACGAGGGCAGCAACAAACAGTATCCGCTGACCATTACCAGGGTTAAGGAAATCCGCCAGCTCAACCGTCAGGGCATTAAACCCGAAGAACTGAAGGCAGTGGAAGTGGTGACTGCCAAGCCCAAGGAAGCCGACCTCGGCTTTGCGGACGTGGTAGGCCAGATCAGCCTTAAATCACTGGAAAAAACGGTACAGAAGCGCAAACAGAAGGATAAAGACCGTCAGAAACAGCAGAAAGCTACCGATCAGCAGCAGAAGCAGGGCGGTCATCCTAAAAACGAGCCGAAGCAGGAACAAAAATCTGCCCAGCAGCGCCATGAACGCCACGAACGTCACCATCCTGACCGTAAAAACAAACAGGAAGGACGCGGCGGCGGAGGCAATCAGCAACGCCAGGGGCAAGGACAGCAGGGCGGACAGCCCAAACAGGGCCGTGAACAACAGCCACGGCAGGAACAGGGGCCAAAGCCTCAAAATCAGGGACAAGGCGGACAACCCAAACAGGACCGCCGCCCTCCAAGGCACAAACCCAGACCCAAACCTGATAATAACAACAAAGGATAAAAAGAAAAAGACAACCGTAACTGGTTGTCTTTTTTGCTTCATTAAGTAGATATATAAAAAACTAAAAGGCCGCCCAGACGAGGCAGCCTTTGTTAACAATTGGTTTTTGCTTATGAGAAAAACTTAATAAACACTTTGATTATCTCTTTCACCAATTCAACAACACGGCTACCTGTGACCTACTGCGCCTACGACTCACTTTCAAACATCAACTTATAGTAGTTCAGATTGGTAGCTTCATCATATCCGCGCTCGATCATCTCGCGGTTACCATGAATATACACATGGAAATTGCGGTCCAGTTTCAGTATACTCTTAAAAACTTTCTGTTGTTTTTTCACTGCCGGGGCCGAAATCTCAAATTCGTCAGGGATCTCCTGCTGATATGTTTGCTGGTACTCATTTCTGAACTCCTTGAAAGAAGCGATCGCGTCCGGATGTCCTAATACTTCCTGTGCAAAATCTTCCAGCTGAAACTGTTCTTTCTCTTTAAAGTAGGCAGCTGATTTGTTTAACAAATCCACCTGGTCTACACGGTCCATTTCATATTCGGTTGGCAGCTTGTTGTGAATAAACTGTTTACACATATTCACCGCAGTCTCTGTCTGATGGTAGCTGTCTTCACGGCGCTGCACCTGTAAAAACGCGTCTTTCCAATAAACTGCTTCTGTTTGCTTGCTGATGCTGTCAACTATGCTGACCTTATACCCGTTTTCTTCTTCTGTATTGAAGATCAGACAACCTTTGTCAAGCTTGTTAATATTGATGCCATCTTCATAGTCCACCTGATAATTCTCATCAGACAAAAACACTTTCAGATAGGTATCCCGGTTTTCCGATTTAAAAATGCCAATGGCCGCCACTTCTTCTCCATCCACCTGACATTTGCTAAAGTATGCTATATAAAGCTCTCCACCTTTGACTTTGGGATGGGTGGAATGTTTATATAGATGTTTGGCTATATTAACAGATTGCTCCTGAAATTCATTCTCGTCAGTAAATATACGTCGACAATATTGAAATATTTCATTCAATTGTAAATCTGCCTCGTGATAAAAGCGGAAATATTCCGCCGAATTCGCAAACGGCTGTATAAAATAGGTGACCAGCAACTGGGCAATGGTCTCATCTTCCAGCTTCAACGGAGCCTTCGAAAAAAGAAGCGGCTCGTCATTGGCGGCATTGCCTACCTTATGAATCGTAAGCTGAGCAAGGTCTTTGAACTCCGAAACATGAATC encodes:
- the radA gene encoding DNA repair protein RadA, which produces MSKIRTAFFCQQCGYESAKWNGKCPSCGQWNTFVEERVQKDIPGKQHDWKNNDGGNSRTQKIVNLSEVVTNEEKRLLTPDNELNRVLGGGIVAGSLVLVGGEPGIGKSTLFLQNALQLKQIKTLYISGEESEQQIKMRADRIKNTNDQFYLLTETSTQTIFAEIKKLQPQLVIVDSIQTLHTPLIESAPGSVSQIRETTAELQRFAKESNTPVFLIGHITKDGSIAGPKVLEHMVDTVLQFEGDQHYAYRILRTIKNRFGSTAELGIYEMTGTGLRQVTNPSEILISQRDDLLSGVAIAATMEGLRPLLVEVQALVTQSVYGTPQRTATGFDLRRLQLLLAVLEKRGGFHFGVKDVFLNIAGGIRVEDPAIDLAVLCALLSSYEDNAIANKICFAGEVGLSGEIRAVNRIEQRIAEAEKLGFHKIFISRYNKKGIDLSKFNIEVVPVGRVEEVYQQLF
- a CDS encoding ComF family protein, which encodes MFTRLLSPLVQLFYPHCCEICGAELPAAGNLLCLHCHDSLPLTGFQHYAANPVADIFRGRLPVAYAVAVYYYSQQSGLQQLVHQFKYHQRKDIAGWLGKQAGYILQASHLSKAADCLVPVPLFPGKEKERGYNQAALLAEGIGAVIDKPVLSHALQRVQYTGTQTRKSRTSRWENVKTVFKANTALLTGRHVLLIDDVITTGATTEAAGQALLEAGATVSICCLAWTSG
- a CDS encoding glutathione peroxidase is translated as MLRLAILSVLLLFVGPRIYEFKVDAVDGGKIDFSRFKGKKIMIVNTASLCGNTPQYAGLEKIYKKYQDKLVIVGFPANNFGSQEPGTNAEIKSFCTKEYAVTFPMAAKISVKGDDIHPLYKWLLEESKAKHLEPADVKWNFQKYLLDEKGNLIAVFSPKTQPDAPEVIAAIEK
- a CDS encoding DUF6252 family protein gives rise to the protein MKNQHSVHRKKTIVLVSMVMMLCMAACQRNIDTPTLSCPEMMMTGTVQNTTRSMNLSTSTLFRQQLDSGGVKFLSIEAVSDSFKLVLNLMDGPYGDHAIGNDSLKLKTYVYSQARRLQGGLVVAAINNSADFNYLRTDTSSITITFINTKLKKVSGNFYFEAENHKVTGSGTFQNACYVTLP
- a CDS encoding DNA polymerase III subunit, producing MLFSEIIGQAAAQQQLIQSIQQNRLSHAMILLAPEGAGGLPLGLAFTQYLVCENKQAHDACGQCSSCLKAAQHIHPDIHYSYPVIPRKPGDKPVSTDYISEWREFVTTNPYGNAYDWLQFIGAENKQGNITANECQDIIRKLNLKSFESGYKILLMWMPEYLGNEGNRLLKLIEEPPANTLFILIAENQEQILATILSRTHLVKINPLTREDMEKALTERAKVPAAKARQIATIAAGNYREAILLLQNSDDDYHELLRNWLNYLFTGNRVALQEWIEAISSAKTGRENQKQFLRYFINLLEHTIRLQYIDKAQLAFSDEEVDFAGKLAKLANLEQTRLIADELDNAYYHIERNANAKMLFHALSIKLQYIFKKKPLPVL
- a CDS encoding PSP1 domain-containing protein, producing the protein MACAGCGTGVEGKPSGCKSNGGCSTGGCNRLNVFDWLSNIPLGDSLAPFDIIEVSFNNGSRKDFFRNVTKQHLDKGEMVTVEGVSGFDVGTVSLTGELVKLQMKKRRAEDTPEIKKVLRRSSNDDLQRMADNKAREKDALIKSRAIARNLGLEMKLAEVEIQADGRKATFFYTADDRVDFRELIKVYASEFRAKVEMRQIGARQEAGKVGGIGSCGRELCCSTWLSDFKSVNTTAARYQNLSINQAKLSGQCGRLKCCLNYELDTYLDALKEFPEDADTIETSSGVANLQKRDIFKSLMWYSYEGSNKQYPLTITRVKEIRQLNRQGIKPEELKAVEVVTAKPKEADLGFADVVGQISLKSLEKTVQKRKQKDKDRQKQQKATDQQQKQGGHPKNEPKQEQKSAQQRHERHERHHPDRKNKQEGRGGGGNQQRQGQGQQGGQPKQGREQQPRQEQGPKPQNQGQGGQPKQDRRPPRHKPRPKPDNNNKG
- a CDS encoding nucleoid-associated protein, with protein sequence MIHVSEFKDLAQLTIHKVGNAANDEPLLFSKAPLKLEDETIAQLLVTYFIQPFANSAEYFRFYHEADLQLNEIFQYCRRIFTDENEFQEQSVNIAKHLYKHSTHPKVKGGELYIAYFSKCQVDGEEVAAIGIFKSENRDTYLKVFLSDENYQVDYEDGININKLDKGCLIFNTEEENGYKVSIVDSISKQTEAVYWKDAFLQVQRREDSYHQTETAVNMCKQFIHNKLPTEYEMDRVDQVDLLNKSAAYFKEKEQFQLEDFAQEVLGHPDAIASFKEFRNEYQQTYQQEIPDEFEISAPAVKKQQKVFKSILKLDRNFHVYIHGNREMIERGYDEATNLNYYKLMFESES